The following proteins are encoded in a genomic region of Necator americanus strain Aroian chromosome II, whole genome shotgun sequence:
- a CDS encoding hypothetical protein (NECATOR_CHRII.G6981.T1), with protein MLLDISKIYLVLLHDDTVRPTLTGENVPLLSDKSPVQVTPSLLGLPDGKGKSIILNTFDDSHVIPNESINLSAVCDHLGNERMFSRTRNFSLLLEEFANTITVV; from the exons ATGTTACTCGATATCAGTAAAATAT ATCTTGTTCTATTACATGACGATACTGTTCGTCCAACACTTACCGGTGAGAATGTCCCTTTGTTATCGGACAAATCTCCTGTTCAGGTGACACCATCACTGCTTGGATTGCCTGACGGGAAGGGCAAGTCGATCATACTG AACACATTTGACGACAGTCACGTGATCCCCAATGAAAGCATTAATCTTTCAGCAGTATGCGATCACCTTGGCAATGAGAGGATGTTTTCGAgaacaagaaatttttcgcTACTATTGGAGGAATTTGCAAATACCATAACAGTAGTATGA
- a CDS encoding hypothetical protein (NECATOR_CHRII.G6981.T2), which yields MIKQNTRLSFAGQNTTHSAPRTTASYINLVLLHDDTVRPTLTGENVPLLSDKSPVQVTPSLLGLPDGKGKSIILQYAITLAMRGCFREQEIFRYYWRNLQIP from the exons ATGATAAAACAGAATACGAGGCTGTCGTTCGCGGGGCAGAATACAACCCATTCTGCCCCGCGAACGACAGCCTCGTACATTA ATCTTGTTCTATTACATGACGATACTGTTCGTCCAACACTTACCGGTGAGAATGTCCCTTTGTTATCGGACAAATCTCCTGTTCAGGTGACACCATCACTGCTTGGATTGCCTGACGGGAAGGGCAAGTCGATCATACTG CAGTATGCGATCACCTTGGCAATGAGAGGATGTTTTCGAgaacaagaaatttttcgcTACTATTGGAGGAATTTGCAAATACCATAA